CATGGCAGATCACTTCAGTTAAACCCGATTTACGGCAGGAAGCCTATCAGATTCAGGTGGCCGGATCGGAGCAGGATCTGGAAAAAGGAAACAACTTGTTATGGGATTCGGGAATTGTTGCTGATGCTGAATCCATACTTATCCCATATACGGGAGAAACACTTTCTCCGAGAGAAGTATATTACTGGCGGGTAAAAGTAACGACCAATCAGGGAGAAACAGCCTGGAGTAAGATCAACCACTGGTCTATGGCCCTACCGGACATTGCCGGCTGGCAGGCCAAATGGATTGGCGAAAATGCGCTTTCAAATCCGGGTGAAACAGATAAAGGAAATACCCGTCTGGCTGCCCGTTATCTGCGAAAACCTTTCGACAGTAAACAGAAGGTAAAACGTGCAGTGCTTTATATCTCCGGGCAAGGCGCCTATCAGGCTTATATAAACGGGAAGCGAGTATCGGATGACGTTCTTGCCCCCACGGTTTCATGGTATCCTGAAAAAGTATATTACAACGTATATGATGTTACCTCCCTGATTCAAAGAGATAGTAATCTATTGGGGGTAAAATTAGGTAACGGTCGCTATTTCGGTATGCGTGAATCTCCAACCCAGGTATTCGGTTTGCCTCGACTACTGGCACAACTGGAAATTGAGTACAGTGACGGTTCAACAGATGTTATTGTCAGCGATGAATCCTGGAAAGTCACCTCCAGGGGCCCCATCATCGCCAATAACGAATTCGACGGAGAAGAATATGATGCCCGGATGGAGCTTCCCGGATGGGATAAGATCAGTTACGACGATACTACATGGAAACAGGTCGATATAATGTCTGCACCCGGAGGGACACTTACCGCACAACCCAATCCGAATATCCGCGTACAGGAAGAACTGACACCGGTAGCTATCACAAAACTGACCGACGGGAAATTTATTCTGGATATGGGACAGAATATGGTAGGCTGGATAAAGATCAACAGGTTAAATGGGAAAAAGGATCAGCCCGTTACAATGCGGTTTGCAGAAATGCTCAATCCCGACGGGACACTCTATATGGCAAATCTGCGGAGTGCAAAGGTTACCGACATCTATACGCCTTCGAAAGACGGGGATTTCAGTTGGGAACCCTCTTTCGTCTTTCACGGATTCCGCTTCGTAGAAATATCGGGCCTCGATTACCAACCGGAATTGTCGGATTTCACCGGCAGGGTTATCTATGACCAAATGGAAACGACCGGACAATTCGAGACATCCGACGAAACCATCAATCAAATATTCAAAAACGCTTATTGGGGAATCCGCGGGAACTACAGGGGTATGCCCACCGACTGTCCGCAACGCGATGAGCGTCAGGGTTGGCTGGGTGACCGTGCGACCGGATGCTTCGGAGAAGCCTTCGTGTTCGACAATGCACTACTTTATAGTAAATGGCTGCAGGATATCGAAGATTCGCAAAGCCCCGAAGGCAGCATTTCGGTGGTCTCTCCACGGTACTGGACTATCTTTAATGACGATGTAACCTGGCCGGCCGCCTATTTCTACGGGGCAAAGATGTTGTGGCTGCAGTTTGGCGATACCGAACCGGTAAAAAGGCACTACCCATCCATGAAACGCTATCTGGAACGTATCCAACAGGTATCGATGCAGGATTATATCCTTACAAAAGACACTTACGGCGACTGGTGCATGCCGCCCGAATCACAGGAGCTCATCCATTCGAAGGATCCTTCCCGGAAAACAGCCGGAGCCGTTTTGAGCACCACCGTATACTACAGCCTGTTGAACCTGATGACCGAGTTTGCCCAACTCACTGGCAACACGAAAGATATAGCAGGGTATCAAGAGCTGGCATCGAAGATCAAAGAGGCGTATAATGCCCGTTTTTTCAATACCGATTCAGCTTTGTATGATAATAATACTGTCACGGCCAATATTCTTTCGCTTCGCCTGGGGCTGGTACCGGAAGGATATGAACAAAAAGTGTTCGACAATATCGTACGCAAGACAGAGGTGGATTTCAACGGTCATGTTAGCACAGGAGTATTGGGAATCCAGCACCTGATGCGCGGTCTGACGGAACAGGGAAATGTAGATCTGGCATACAGGATCGTCACCAACCGCACCTATCCCAGTTGGGGATATATGATTGAAAACGGTGCGACTACCATCTGGGAATTATGGAACGGAGATACGGCCGATCCGGCAATGAACTCCGCCAATCATGTGATGTTACTGGGTGACCTGTTGATCTGGTTTTATGAGGATCTGGCAGGGATCAAAAACCATCCGGAAAGTACGGCTTATAAAAAACTGCTGATGGAGCCGAAATTCCCCGAAGGATTATCGCATGTAAAAGCCTCCTATAAATCGGTTTACGGAGAAATTAAAAGCGAATGGAAAAAAGAAAACGGAACATTCCATTGGAATATTACCATTCCCGGAAACAGTTCAGCCATCATCAGGTTGCCGAAGGAACTGAATGTGTCGACACCAACAGGGAAGGGCATAAGGAATGTTACAGAAACGGAAAATAGTATCGAAATCGAATTAGGATCGGGAAATTACCATCTTACCGGAATATAAATCATTATTTGATTTTACGTGTTTCATTGAGAGACACTTGTCAACCCAGTAACAGCGACCAAGACCTTAACTGTTTTTTAATATTATTTCGTTAATACATTTGGATTTCACATGTATTATTTTGTAATTGCATTCCGTTTCATTTTAGAAATGGGATAATATATCTTGTGTGTCCTTTTCGCCGTACAATAATCTTTGTGGTACGGTGCTGAGATTGGTTTACGTTATCTATACCGCATACTTTGACCTTGTACTATTCACTACTCATTTTTTTCAGAATATCACCTTGACAAGGTGAAAATCAAAAAAAATCACATTATGAAAGCAAAAAAATTATTGTTCTTTTGTTCTCTCATCTGTTTTGTCATCGCTTCGTGCGAAGGGGATACGCCAATCCCTCCAGGCGCAGGCGAGAAAGTTCAATTAAGTGCCGCGATCGAGGGGCTGCAGACCCGCGCCTCCGGTTCTACGTGGGATAAAGGAGATGCCATAGGCGTGTATATGAAGAAATCGGGCGAAGCACTCGGACCTTCGGCCATCGTGCAGAATACAAAGTATGAAACTACAGGCACA
This window of the Proteiniphilum saccharofermentans genome carries:
- a CDS encoding alpha-L-rhamnosidase, translated to MKHIHFLIGLILVIFMAGCQGTAVRVDSLKVEMQENPQGVSTSTPRFSWQITSVKPDLRQEAYQIQVAGSEQDLEKGNNLLWDSGIVADAESILIPYTGETLSPREVYYWRVKVTTNQGETAWSKINHWSMALPDIAGWQAKWIGENALSNPGETDKGNTRLAARYLRKPFDSKQKVKRAVLYISGQGAYQAYINGKRVSDDVLAPTVSWYPEKVYYNVYDVTSLIQRDSNLLGVKLGNGRYFGMRESPTQVFGLPRLLAQLEIEYSDGSTDVIVSDESWKVTSRGPIIANNEFDGEEYDARMELPGWDKISYDDTTWKQVDIMSAPGGTLTAQPNPNIRVQEELTPVAITKLTDGKFILDMGQNMVGWIKINRLNGKKDQPVTMRFAEMLNPDGTLYMANLRSAKVTDIYTPSKDGDFSWEPSFVFHGFRFVEISGLDYQPELSDFTGRVIYDQMETTGQFETSDETINQIFKNAYWGIRGNYRGMPTDCPQRDERQGWLGDRATGCFGEAFVFDNALLYSKWLQDIEDSQSPEGSISVVSPRYWTIFNDDVTWPAAYFYGAKMLWLQFGDTEPVKRHYPSMKRYLERIQQVSMQDYILTKDTYGDWCMPPESQELIHSKDPSRKTAGAVLSTTVYYSLLNLMTEFAQLTGNTKDIAGYQELASKIKEAYNARFFNTDSALYDNNTVTANILSLRLGLVPEGYEQKVFDNIVRKTEVDFNGHVSTGVLGIQHLMRGLTEQGNVDLAYRIVTNRTYPSWGYMIENGATTIWELWNGDTADPAMNSANHVMLLGDLLIWFYEDLAGIKNHPESTAYKKLLMEPKFPEGLSHVKASYKSVYGEIKSEWKKENGTFHWNITIPGNSSAIIRLPKELNVSTPTGKGIRNVTETENSIEIELGSGNYHLTGI